A genomic region of Chryseobacterium sp. KACC 21268 contains the following coding sequences:
- a CDS encoding iron ABC transporter permease has translation MKSKSLTFYAIIGIILLMLMMVLSLNIGVFDFGKSTSYEVFWKFVTGDSSISLSEKYIIWDVRTSRIVMAVLVGSMLAVSGTTLQGMFKNPLATGEAIGLTSGATLLAAIAIVLGHTFESYLPEIVRNSLVGVSAFVGALLAMIIVYRISTSGGKTNVVMMLLSGVAITSIGFSITGFLIYISKDEQLRDLTFWNLGSLAGATWTKNIILTMVLILSYLVILPKGKALNAMMLGEKDAQHLGINVETLKKQIVVLTALMVGTCVAFSGTIGFVGLIVPYILRLLFRSDYHFILPLSAVCGSILLLFADTISRTIVAPSELPIGILTSLIGGPIFIAILIKFKSTLR, from the coding sequence TTGAAATCAAAAAGTCTTACATTTTACGCCATCATCGGTATTATTTTATTAATGCTGATGATGGTTTTGTCTTTGAATATCGGGGTTTTTGATTTCGGTAAATCGACTTCCTACGAGGTGTTTTGGAAATTTGTCACAGGCGATTCATCAATTTCCTTGAGCGAGAAATACATCATTTGGGACGTTCGAACTTCCAGAATTGTGATGGCCGTTCTTGTAGGGAGTATGTTGGCCGTTTCCGGAACCACTTTACAGGGAATGTTCAAAAATCCATTGGCAACGGGCGAGGCAATCGGTCTTACTTCTGGCGCTACATTGTTGGCCGCCATTGCGATTGTTTTAGGACATACTTTTGAGTCTTATCTGCCGGAGATCGTAAGAAATTCTTTGGTAGGTGTTTCCGCGTTCGTCGGTGCATTATTGGCAATGATCATTGTGTACAGGATCTCAACTTCTGGTGGAAAAACGAATGTGGTAATGATGTTGTTGAGTGGCGTAGCGATCACTTCAATTGGATTTTCAATCACCGGATTTCTGATTTACATTTCAAAAGATGAGCAACTTAGAGATTTGACCTTTTGGAATCTAGGAAGTTTGGCAGGAGCAACCTGGACCAAAAATATCATCTTAACGATGGTCCTAATATTATCGTATCTGGTCATTTTACCAAAAGGAAAAGCCTTGAATGCGATGATGTTAGGCGAGAAAGATGCACAACACTTGGGAATCAATGTTGAAACTTTGAAGAAACAGATCGTCGTTTTAACCGCTTTGATGGTAGGAACTTGCGTCGCATTTTCTGGAACGATTGGATTCGTCGGATTGATTGTTCCTTACATTTTAAGATTGCTTTTCCGTTCAGATTATCATTTCATTTTACCGTTGTCAGCCGTTTGTGGAAGCATCTTATTGTTATTTGCAGACACGATCAGCAGAACGATTGTTGCACCTTCAGAACTTCCAATAGGAATCCTAACCTCATTGATCGGAGGACCGATTTTTATTGCCATTTTAATTAAATTCAAAAGCACATTAAGATGA
- a CDS encoding heme ABC transporter ATP-binding protein, producing the protein MIKGQKINYQSQKISILKDVDINVGFGEFLAIVGPNGAGKSSLLNLLANEIKTDNKKNIQFKDKILSDWNLEELSKHKAKFSQHNAQDIPLLVADVVMMGRYPYFSSQPHQEDFESVQKAMAETDIVHFQKREYNSLSGGEKQRVHLARVLAQLDNEIENTLLFLDEPLNNLDIKHQYKTLELIKNYTKTNNTAIVVLHDLNLAAQFADHILLMEKGSVLSYGSPEKVFTAETISKAYNFPCTICKHPVNDNTMILFG; encoded by the coding sequence ATGATAAAAGGGCAAAAGATCAATTATCAAAGTCAGAAAATCAGCATTTTGAAGGATGTTGATATCAATGTTGGTTTCGGGGAATTCCTGGCGATCGTTGGTCCAAATGGCGCAGGGAAATCCAGCCTTCTGAATTTGTTAGCGAACGAAATCAAAACCGATAACAAAAAGAATATCCAGTTCAAAGACAAGATCCTGTCCGACTGGAATCTGGAAGAGCTTTCCAAACACAAAGCCAAATTCTCCCAACACAACGCGCAGGACATTCCACTTTTGGTAGCCGATGTTGTGATGATGGGACGTTATCCATATTTCAGTTCACAGCCGCATCAAGAGGATTTCGAATCGGTACAGAAAGCGATGGCAGAGACCGACATTGTACATTTCCAAAAGCGGGAATACAACTCACTTTCGGGTGGCGAGAAGCAGCGTGTTCATCTGGCGAGAGTTCTGGCACAATTGGACAATGAGATAGAAAATACGTTACTTTTCCTGGACGAACCACTTAATAATCTGGATATTAAGCATCAATACAAAACATTGGAACTGATAAAGAATTATACCAAAACCAACAACACAGCGATCGTTGTTCTACACGACTTGAACCTCGCAGCACAGTTCGCAGACCATATTTTATTAATGGAAAAAGGCTCGGTGTTGTCGTACGGTTCACCAGAAAAAGTGTTCACGGCAGAAACCATTTCCAAGGCTTACAATTTCCCTTGTACAATTTGCAAACATCCGGTCAATGACAATACGATGATCTTATTTGGTTAA
- a CDS encoding T9SS type A sorting domain-containing protein, with protein MKAKLFLAASLFAVVANAQLTTIDENFNNFTSGNATFPQNGWSVKLPTGPFPPQPMMIVTATADKSLQAYPGSTTAQPMYLITPQIVAPAGDKSLSFDTGMVTGGLGTTGSVQVGVATNPADMATFVAVGSPIELTSTTVQNVKVTIPASSATYLVIRTTSAAMHSPIHIDNVKYDATLSVSENAFSSNVKFAVSADNNSLKFTSATTLSTAKVYSAAGQIAAEGKITNNTLDISRLKTGVYFIAIESTNGQTVKSKFIKK; from the coding sequence ATGAAAGCAAAACTATTTTTGGCCGCTTCTTTATTTGCAGTTGTTGCAAATGCACAATTAACTACGATCGACGAAAACTTCAATAATTTCACATCTGGAAATGCTACTTTTCCTCAAAACGGATGGTCTGTAAAATTACCAACAGGGCCATTTCCCCCACAGCCAATGATGATTGTTACAGCAACAGCTGACAAGTCTCTACAGGCTTATCCTGGAAGTACAACAGCACAACCAATGTATCTTATCACACCACAAATCGTAGCTCCTGCCGGAGATAAATCCCTATCTTTTGACACTGGAATGGTTACTGGTGGATTAGGAACTACTGGGTCTGTACAAGTTGGAGTAGCGACCAATCCTGCTGATATGGCAACTTTCGTAGCTGTAGGCAGCCCTATAGAATTGACAAGCACAACTGTTCAAAATGTAAAAGTTACGATTCCTGCTTCTTCTGCAACTTATTTGGTTATCAGAACTACATCTGCGGCTATGCACTCTCCAATTCATATTGACAATGTAAAATATGATGCGACATTATCGGTATCAGAAAATGCATTCAGTTCCAACGTGAAATTTGCGGTATCTGCTGACAATAACTCTTTGAAATTTACATCTGCTACCACTCTTTCCACTGCAAAAGTTTATTCAGCAGCTGGACAAATTGCAGCAGAGGGCAAAATCACGAACAATACATTGGATATTAGCAGACTGAAAACTGGTGTTTACTTCATAGCAATAGAAAGCACTAATGGACAAACTGTTAAATCTAAATTTATCAAAAAATAA
- a CDS encoding ChaN family lipoprotein, translating into MKKLILFLLMLSMPIFQAQDFRSYQFFDKKSKAVSPEKVVKELVNYDVVFIGEHHDSSINHWLEKKITEALFDQKKGQLILGAEMFERDNQKALDSYLGGKIDPKVLKDSVRLWKNYETDYRPLVDFAKDHQLKFIATNVPRKYASQTSKSGIESLNQLPENEKNWIAKLPIEVTLETPGYKEMKSLMGDHVDELKLMNFISAQAIKDATMAESIFENLQAGKTFIHYNGDYHSKQYGGIYWYLKKKNPNLKIAVISVFESEKSELALPEKDFTPTEFNLVIPNDMTKTY; encoded by the coding sequence ATGAAGAAGTTAATATTATTTTTATTGATGTTAAGTATGCCTATTTTTCAGGCTCAGGATTTCCGTTCTTATCAATTCTTTGATAAAAAGTCAAAGGCCGTTTCGCCAGAAAAAGTGGTGAAAGAATTGGTAAATTATGATGTGGTTTTCATTGGCGAACATCACGACAGTTCCATCAATCATTGGTTGGAGAAAAAGATTACCGAAGCACTTTTTGATCAAAAAAAAGGTCAATTAATTCTGGGTGCGGAAATGTTTGAAAGAGACAATCAGAAAGCACTTGATTCTTATCTAGGTGGGAAAATTGATCCGAAAGTTCTGAAAGATTCTGTTCGACTTTGGAAAAATTATGAAACGGATTACAGACCTTTGGTAGATTTCGCGAAAGACCATCAACTGAAATTCATCGCGACAAATGTTCCCAGAAAATACGCGTCTCAAACATCAAAATCGGGAATTGAAAGCTTGAACCAATTGCCGGAAAATGAAAAGAACTGGATTGCCAAATTACCGATTGAAGTCACTTTGGAAACGCCAGGCTATAAAGAAATGAAATCCTTGATGGGTGACCACGTGGACGAATTAAAATTGATGAATTTCATCTCAGCGCAAGCCATAAAAGATGCGACAATGGCAGAATCGATTTTCGAAAATCTACAGGCTGGAAAGACTTTCATCCATTACAACGGCGACTATCACAGCAAGCAATACGGCGGGATCTATTGGTATTTGAAAAAGAAAAACCCGAATTTGAAAATTGCAGTGATTTCTGTTTTCGAATCAGAAAAGTCTGAGTTGGCTTTGCCTGAAAAAGATTTTACTCCAACAGAATTTAATTTGGTCATTCCGAATGATATGACGAAGACTTATTAG
- a CDS encoding TonB-dependent receptor — protein MKKRTMSLLSVAILNFAYGQKDSISQKNIEEVVITGQYKPQSINKSIYKVDVIDALQIKNMAVTNAAEVLNQNLNILIVPSASSGDSNANIMGLPGAYTKILIDNIPVVSDEGMGNMVDLTKINVNNIERIEIVKGSMGVEYGNNAVAGVINIITKKGYNKKFTANVSLQEETVGKEYDLYKKGNGRHVQSLNLGYRINDNWQITADINHNDFQGFQGSQNGYKYFSQNNDGLRGYEWQPKDMIVANAAVRYSKNKTSLYYKVNYLNEEINHRNYLVNEEYLGGGNITYFAKDTDYFTKRWIHQLNVQTQIGNRINYMGDFSYQIQERQSQNYNYDVPNRQLVSKDDKLTYFKSEVLYSRGMFSNFLDSEKFNFQIGYELDRTSGIANADQFIYNYQDPNIHKKIFNYANFLSAEWKLTDDISLRPGARLALSDKFDSQFNYSLTGRYSVGNDSTLRAIFGSANRFPSYEELYTYMVDSNHDIRGNENLKPETGISVGVFTDHTFKSNGSWKFDTSLSWMFLQVQDRIESVIISNSPLRYTFLNVDDFKSNIFSGTFSARKNSFSINTGVSVMGVSQILNTGNLSSPSGYNYFVEANLAANYTLPKAKTIFSLYYKYTGNRKALVFEAGQTIAEPGNYVLGDVEDFSMMNFTVSQPFFKNRFEVTLGIKNIFDVSTIRNTTESGNVHNGGAATQNLFYGRSYFARLNYNL, from the coding sequence ATGAAGAAGAGAACAATGAGCCTTCTGTCTGTGGCAATTTTGAATTTTGCTTACGGCCAAAAAGATTCAATTAGTCAAAAAAATATTGAAGAAGTTGTCATTACAGGACAATATAAACCTCAGTCTATCAACAAGTCTATCTATAAAGTAGATGTGATAGATGCTCTGCAAATCAAAAATATGGCAGTCACCAATGCTGCCGAAGTTCTGAATCAAAATCTTAATATTCTCATAGTTCCTAGTGCAAGTTCTGGGGATTCTAATGCAAATATTATGGGATTACCAGGAGCTTACACAAAGATCCTGATAGATAACATTCCTGTTGTAAGTGATGAAGGAATGGGGAATATGGTGGATCTTACCAAAATCAATGTTAATAATATAGAACGTATTGAGATTGTAAAAGGATCGATGGGTGTGGAATATGGTAACAATGCTGTAGCAGGCGTCATAAACATCATTACTAAAAAAGGTTACAACAAAAAATTTACAGCCAACGTATCTCTACAGGAAGAAACTGTAGGAAAGGAATATGATCTATATAAAAAAGGAAATGGACGACACGTTCAAAGTCTTAATCTAGGTTATAGGATTAATGATAACTGGCAGATCACAGCTGATATTAATCACAATGATTTCCAGGGATTCCAGGGCTCACAAAATGGTTACAAATACTTCAGTCAGAATAATGACGGACTCCGAGGTTATGAGTGGCAGCCAAAAGATATGATTGTAGCAAACGCTGCAGTAAGATATTCGAAAAATAAAACATCACTGTACTACAAAGTGAACTATCTCAATGAAGAGATAAATCACAGAAATTATCTTGTAAACGAAGAATATCTGGGTGGCGGGAACATCACATACTTCGCTAAGGATACAGATTATTTCACAAAAAGATGGATTCATCAACTAAATGTTCAAACGCAGATTGGAAATAGAATCAACTATATGGGAGATTTCTCTTACCAAATCCAGGAGAGACAATCTCAGAATTACAACTATGATGTTCCAAACCGTCAGTTGGTGTCAAAAGATGATAAATTAACTTATTTCAAATCCGAAGTTTTATATTCACGAGGGATGTTCAGTAATTTTCTGGATAGTGAAAAATTCAATTTCCAAATTGGTTATGAGCTAGACAGAACGAGTGGAATTGCAAACGCAGATCAGTTTATATACAACTATCAAGATCCTAATATTCATAAGAAGATTTTCAACTACGCTAACTTCCTTTCTGCGGAATGGAAATTAACAGATGACATTTCCTTAAGACCTGGAGCCAGACTGGCATTGAGTGATAAATTCGACAGTCAGTTCAACTATTCCTTAACAGGTAGATACAGTGTAGGGAATGACTCGACCCTGAGAGCAATCTTTGGTTCTGCAAACAGATTTCCCTCGTATGAGGAACTTTATACCTATATGGTGGACAGTAACCACGATATCAGAGGGAATGAGAATCTGAAACCAGAAACAGGGATTTCGGTAGGTGTCTTCACAGATCATACATTCAAATCTAATGGCAGTTGGAAATTTGACACTTCATTGAGCTGGATGTTTCTGCAGGTGCAGGATAGGATAGAAAGTGTAATCATAAGCAACAGTCCGCTGAGATATACTTTTTTAAATGTAGATGATTTTAAATCAAATATTTTCTCTGGAACTTTTAGTGCACGGAAAAACTCATTTTCTATAAACACTGGTGTTTCCGTAATGGGCGTTTCTCAGATTCTGAATACGGGCAATTTGAGCTCTCCGAGTGGCTACAATTATTTTGTCGAAGCTAATTTGGCAGCCAACTACACTTTACCAAAAGCAAAAACGATTTTCTCGTTATATTATAAATACACAGGGAATAGAAAAGCACTCGTTTTCGAAGCCGGCCAGACCATAGCAGAGCCAGGAAATTATGTTTTAGGAGATGTTGAGGACTTCAGTATGATGAATTTCACAGTGAGCCAGCCATTCTTTAAAAATCGCTTCGAAGTTACATTAGGAATCAAAAATATTTTCGATGTCAGTACGATTCGCAATACAACAGAATCCGGAAATGTTCACAATGGAGGCGCTGCAACCCAGAACTTATTTTATGGTAGAAGCTACTTTGCCCGTTTAAACTACAATCTCTAA
- a CDS encoding endo alpha-1,4 polygalactosaminidase has protein sequence MKKSLIFLTIFLLFSSCKNDEDDSNNETEYKQRMREFVIGISQYSKSINQNFLVIPQNGIELVTDNGDESGNPHTAYLNAIDANGQEDLFFGYDEDDKATSSADNQYLKVLLNVSKNAGKTILVTDYCATLTKVTSSYSQNQNSGYVSFAANKRELDAIPSFPNPIHQENANNITKMSQVKNFLYLINPSNFNTKTDFINSVKETNYDLIIMDMFFKDHNSFTSSEIEQLKTKSNGGKRLVISYMSIGEAEDYRYYWQSNWSTNRPSWLDAENPDWAGNYKVKYWNQDWQNIIFGNENSYLKKIIDARFDGVYLDIIDAFEYYENQ, from the coding sequence ATGAAAAAGAGTCTCATCTTCCTGACAATATTTCTTTTATTTTCATCTTGTAAGAACGATGAGGACGATTCTAATAACGAAACGGAATACAAACAAAGAATGCGTGAGTTTGTGATTGGAATTAGCCAGTATTCAAAATCAATAAATCAAAATTTTCTCGTTATTCCACAAAACGGAATTGAACTCGTGACAGATAACGGCGATGAATCCGGGAATCCTCACACGGCTTATCTCAACGCCATTGATGCCAATGGACAGGAAGATCTTTTCTTTGGTTATGACGAAGATGATAAGGCTACTTCCAGCGCAGATAACCAATATCTGAAAGTACTTTTAAATGTTTCTAAAAATGCCGGAAAAACAATTCTCGTAACTGATTATTGTGCTACGCTAACAAAAGTGACAAGTTCTTATTCTCAAAATCAAAATTCCGGCTATGTTTCATTTGCAGCCAACAAAAGAGAACTGGATGCTATTCCGAGTTTTCCGAATCCAATTCATCAGGAAAATGCCAATAACATTACTAAAATGTCTCAGGTTAAAAACTTCCTTTATCTGATCAATCCTTCGAATTTTAATACTAAAACTGATTTTATCAACTCTGTAAAGGAAACCAATTATGACTTAATCATTATGGATATGTTTTTTAAAGATCATAACAGTTTCACATCATCGGAAATTGAACAATTGAAAACCAAATCAAACGGTGGAAAAAGACTCGTAATTTCTTATATGTCAATTGGTGAAGCGGAAGATTACAGATATTACTGGCAAAGTAACTGGAGTACAAATCGACCTTCGTGGCTGGATGCAGAAAATCCGGATTGGGCAGGAAATTACAAAGTGAAATACTGGAATCAGGATTGGCAAAATATCATTTTTGGAAACGAAAATTCTTATTTAAAGAAAATCATTGATGCCAGATTTGATGGCGTTTATCTGGATATCATTGACGCTTTTGAGTATTATGAAAATCAATAA
- a CDS encoding class I SAM-dependent methyltransferase gives MTENELKILAQQLSNPEGEVGKDVAKMMNETNISMTKETVKALLLTDSEKVLELGHGNAGHLSYLLDFAENISYTGLEISETMKSEAKSINQKYLSQAKFQLYDGKKIPFEDESFDKIMTVNTIYFWGSPVDFLNEIYRVLKEHGSFVLTFAKKDFMKNLPFTADFKLYNYEDIEMLISQTKFKRMIKSEKEELITSKSGELVKREYNVLTIKK, from the coding sequence ATGACAGAAAACGAACTCAAAATATTAGCACAACAGTTATCAAATCCCGAAGGTGAAGTTGGCAAAGACGTCGCCAAAATGATGAATGAGACCAATATCTCGATGACCAAAGAAACAGTCAAAGCTTTGCTGTTAACGGATAGCGAAAAGGTTTTGGAACTCGGTCACGGCAACGCTGGACATTTGTCTTACCTTTTGGATTTTGCTGAAAACATCAGTTACACAGGTCTGGAAATTTCTGAAACTATGAAGTCAGAAGCAAAAAGTATTAATCAAAAATATCTTTCTCAAGCTAAATTTCAATTGTACGACGGAAAAAAAATCCCTTTTGAAGACGAAAGTTTTGATAAAATAATGACGGTCAACACCATTTATTTCTGGGGAAGTCCAGTCGATTTTCTTAATGAGATCTACAGGGTTTTAAAGGAACACGGAAGTTTCGTCCTCACGTTTGCGAAGAAAGATTTTATGAAAAATTTACCTTTCACAGCAGATTTCAAACTTTATAATTACGAAGACATCGAGATGCTGATCTCTCAAACCAAATTCAAAAGGATGATCAAATCGGAAAAAGAAGAACTGATAACGAGCAAATCTGGCGAACTGGTCAAAAGAGAATACAACGTTTTAACAATCAAAAAATAA
- a CDS encoding HmuY family protein — protein MKKLFIYISIISGFLFQSCINDNEDPVAVAPLDGSVVNPVVGGPTQPNQIWFDLSSGKETMNVRTDWDLGFYSGSQFKVIINTSIMMAAGAIPNANNIDAVKESDLTALKEKVQVANFDPTNETYVDTVTGQYLTEHTAISEIAANDAENAVYLLNMGRDIYQGSVSVGSVVTGGDSRGWMKIQITRNGTGYKIKYANLNDTTHKEVNIDKNSDYNFNFFSLKNNRELLIQPEKHNWDLCFTVFTNTIAGAGTYIYADFVLSNLLSGVAAYEVTVTAPATGVEAYNNFKAEDIDPTKFIANDHRAIGGNWRNPVGTNGLETYGDRFYVIRDAEGYFFKVRFTRMTNTEGIRGYPQFEYKPL, from the coding sequence ATGAAAAAGCTATTTATTTATATTTCAATAATTTCTGGATTTCTATTCCAATCGTGTATCAATGATAACGAAGATCCAGTGGCTGTCGCACCTTTGGATGGATCTGTAGTCAATCCCGTGGTTGGTGGCCCTACGCAGCCCAATCAGATTTGGTTTGATTTGAGTTCAGGAAAAGAAACAATGAATGTAAGAACAGATTGGGATCTCGGATTTTATTCTGGTTCTCAATTTAAAGTAATAATCAACACTTCCATAATGATGGCAGCTGGAGCAATTCCAAATGCAAATAATATTGATGCTGTCAAAGAATCTGACCTTACAGCCTTGAAGGAAAAGGTACAGGTTGCCAACTTTGATCCCACCAATGAAACATACGTAGATACTGTCACGGGGCAATATCTTACAGAACATACTGCAATTTCAGAAATCGCAGCAAATGATGCGGAGAATGCGGTTTATCTTCTCAATATGGGACGAGATATCTATCAAGGTTCTGTGTCTGTAGGCTCTGTAGTTACCGGAGGAGACAGCAGAGGTTGGATGAAAATTCAAATCACAAGAAATGGAACAGGCTACAAAATCAAGTACGCCAATTTGAACGATACGACACATAAAGAAGTCAATATCGATAAAAACTCGGATTATAACTTCAATTTCTTTAGCCTGAAAAATAACAGAGAACTTCTTATCCAGCCAGAAAAACATAATTGGGATTTATGCTTCACAGTTTTTACAAATACAATCGCTGGAGCAGGAACTTACATCTATGCAGATTTTGTTTTAAGTAATCTACTGAGTGGAGTTGCAGCGTATGAAGTGACAGTTACCGCTCCAGCAACGGGAGTTGAAGCTTATAATAATTTTAAAGCCGAAGACATAGATCCTACTAAGTTCATTGCCAACGATCATCGTGCTATTGGAGGTAATTGGAGAAATCCGGTTGGTACAAATGGTTTAGAAACTTATGGTGATCGTTTTTATGTAATAAGGGATGCAGAGGGATATTTCTTCAAAGTAAGATTTACAAGGATGACCAATACAGAAGGTATCCGTGGCTATCCACAATTCGAATACAAACCACTTTAA
- a CDS encoding hemin-degrading factor: MSTLINELKEKWEALKAENPHLRIRNAAEQLGVSEAELLATNVGNGVTVLKPEFADLLQEVVKLEKVMALTRNDECVHERKGVYLNPDFSNPHGQVFVGEDIDLRIFINSWKFGFSVIEGDRKSLQFFGKDGLALHKIYLTNKSNEAEFDALTEKYAAYEQSPNVVTESVPGKPAEKADSEIDVAGFQQAWKDLKDTHDFFMMLRKFGVTRTQALRLAPEGYATKIENSKVVNVLEDASEQQLPIMVFVGNRGIIQIHTGEVKKTLWHQQWFNVMDPDFNLHLDTTKIAETWITKKPTEDGEVTSIEVFNKEGDFIVQLFGKRKPGNPELQGWKDLVAAL, from the coding sequence ATGAGTACATTAATTAATGAATTAAAAGAAAAATGGGAAGCGCTAAAAGCAGAAAACCCACATTTGAGAATCAGAAACGCGGCGGAACAATTGGGCGTGAGCGAAGCTGAATTATTGGCTACAAACGTTGGAAACGGCGTTACAGTTTTGAAACCTGAGTTTGCAGACCTTCTACAAGAGGTTGTAAAGCTGGAAAAAGTAATGGCTTTGACCAGAAACGACGAATGCGTGCACGAAAGAAAAGGTGTTTATTTGAATCCAGATTTTAGCAATCCTCACGGACAGGTTTTCGTAGGCGAAGATATTGATCTTAGGATTTTCATCAACTCTTGGAAATTCGGTTTCTCAGTGATCGAAGGCGATAGAAAGAGTTTGCAATTCTTCGGAAAAGACGGATTGGCGCTTCACAAGATCTATCTGACAAACAAAAGCAACGAAGCAGAATTTGATGCGTTGACAGAGAAATATGCAGCGTACGAACAATCCCCAAATGTTGTTACCGAATCTGTTCCTGGTAAACCTGCAGAGAAAGCAGATTCTGAAATAGATGTCGCTGGTTTCCAACAAGCTTGGAAAGATTTGAAAGACACACACGATTTCTTTATGATGCTTAGAAAATTCGGTGTGACTAGAACCCAAGCTTTGAGATTGGCGCCGGAAGGTTACGCTACAAAAATCGAGAATTCTAAAGTGGTGAACGTTTTGGAAGATGCTTCTGAACAACAATTGCCGATTATGGTTTTCGTTGGGAACAGAGGTATTATCCAGATCCATACAGGTGAAGTTAAGAAGACACTTTGGCACCAGCAATGGTTCAACGTGATGGACCCGGATTTCAACCTTCATCTGGATACAACGAAGATTGCAGAAACTTGGATCACCAAAAAACCAACCGAAGACGGCGAAGTCACTTCGATTGAAGTATTTAACAAAGAAGGCGATTTTATCGTTCAACTTTTCGGAAAAAGAAAACCTGGAAATCCAGAACTTCAAGGTTGGAAAGATCTTGTCGCAGCTTTGTAA
- a CDS encoding ABC transporter substrate-binding protein has product MKNIKIALLSAILLAGVSCKKEDSKVEAKKETATETPVSNQRIVSISGGITEIVVALGHEKEIVGIDVTSTYPESLKNTAEELGHVRSMTIEPLLALNPSLIVASDKDINPDLLTKIKASGIKSELFNQEFTIDGTKKLIDQVAKALGNTNQQQLLDKIDADIKQIQPIAKKPKVLFIYARGNMMMVGGKNTPMAKIIEIAGGENAANDFEDFKPLTPEAVVQSNPDVLLFFSSGLQGSGGIDGALKMPGVPQTNAGKNKRVIAMDGGLLSSFGPRVGEAAASLNKLLIESTK; this is encoded by the coding sequence ATGAAAAACATCAAAATAGCACTCCTCTCAGCAATACTTCTTGCAGGCGTTTCTTGTAAAAAAGAAGATTCCAAAGTAGAGGCAAAAAAAGAGACCGCAACAGAAACTCCAGTGTCCAACCAAAGAATCGTGAGCATCAGCGGCGGAATTACCGAGATTGTTGTAGCACTGGGCCACGAGAAGGAAATTGTCGGGATCGATGTGACAAGCACCTATCCTGAGAGTTTGAAAAATACAGCCGAAGAGCTAGGTCACGTTCGTTCAATGACGATTGAGCCACTTTTGGCACTGAATCCAAGTTTGATCGTTGCTTCTGACAAAGATATCAATCCAGACCTACTGACGAAAATCAAAGCTTCCGGCATCAAATCAGAATTGTTCAATCAGGAATTCACAATCGATGGTACAAAGAAGTTGATTGACCAAGTTGCAAAAGCTTTAGGAAACACAAATCAGCAGCAGTTATTGGATAAGATCGATGCAGACATCAAGCAGATTCAGCCAATCGCTAAAAAACCTAAAGTACTTTTCATCTACGCCAGAGGAAATATGATGATGGTCGGGGGCAAAAACACACCAATGGCAAAAATTATTGAGATAGCTGGCGGAGAAAATGCAGCCAATGATTTCGAAGATTTCAAACCATTGACACCCGAAGCGGTCGTACAGTCAAATCCTGACGTCCTACTGTTCTTCAGCAGTGGATTGCAAGGTTCTGGCGGAATTGATGGCGCTCTCAAAATGCCTGGCGTTCCTCAAACCAATGCGGGTAAAAATAAGCGCGTGATCGCAATGGATGGTGGTTTACTATCTTCATTTGGCCCAAGAGTCGGTGAAGCAGCTGCTAGCCTAAACAAACTACTGATAGAATCCACAAAATAA